The Mycolicibacterium insubricum DNA segment GAATGCCCGTCAGCGAGTCGACCCGCTGGGACACCGGCGCGAACATCAGTGCTTCTTGTTTTTGAACGATTTCTTGTCCGGTTTGCCGTCCTTGGACCACGGCGCCTTGCCGCCCCGGCCGGCCCGCTCGCCTGCACTCGAGCCGGAGCCCGACGACCAGTCGGACTTGCCGGAGCCCGACGACCAGTCGGACGTGCCGTCCTTGTGGTGGCCGCGTTTGCCCGAAGCACCGCGGTCCCGATCCTTGCCGCGGTCCCGGTCGCGATCCGGGCCCCGGCCGCCGTCGCGGCTGAACCCGCCGCCGGTGTCGGGGCGCAGGTTGATCGGCACACCCTGGATACGGGTGTTGCGCAGCGCCTTGACCGTCTCCGGCGGCAGCTTCGGCGGCAATTCCACCAGGGAGAAGTCCATCCGGATGCTGATGTGGCCGAAGTCGCTGCGGTGCAGACCGCCCTCGTTGGCCAGTGCGCCGACGATGGCACCGGGCATCACCTTGTGCCGTTTGCCGACGTCGATGCGGTAGGTGGCGTAGCCCTCCCCCGGGCGGCGCACCGGGCCCCGATCGGAACCGTCGCGCCGGTCCCGCTCGCGGCGCGGCGGCGGGGGCGGCTCGGGGGACATCAGGAATTCCCCACCGTCGCGGGTCTGCAGCGCCAGCGCCGCCGCGATATCGGCCATCGGGACGTCGTTCTCGCGCTCGTAGTCCTCGATCAGCCGGCGGAAAAGCTCCAGGCCGGGGGCGCTGAGCGCCGAGGTGATCGAGTCGCGGAACTTCGCGACGCGCTGCGCGTTGACGTCGTCGACGGTCGGCAGCTCGGCCTCGACCAGCTTGGACCGGGTGGCCTTCTCGATCGCCTTGAGCAGGTGGCGTTCCCGCGGTGACACGAACAGCACGGCGGTACCGGACCGTCCGGCGCGACCGGTCCGGCCGATGCGGTGCACATAGGACTCGGTGTCGTGCGGGATGTCGTAGTTGAGCACGTGGCTGATCCGGTCGACGTCAAGACCGCGGGCGGCGACATCGGTGGCGACCAGGATGTCCAGGCCGCCGTCCTTGAGGGCGGTGATGGTGCGTTCCCGCATGGACTGCGGGATGTCGCCGTTGATTGCCGCGGCAGAGAATCCGCGGGACCGCAACCGGTCGGCCACCTCCTCGGTGGCCTGCTTGGTCCGGACGAAGACGATCATCGCCTCGAACGGTTCGGTCTCCAGGATCCGGGTCAGCGCATCCATCTTCCGGGGTCCGGCGACCTGGATGTAGCGCTGCGAAATATTCTCCGCGGTGGCGGTTTTCGCCTTGACGGTGACCTCGACCGGGTCGTGCAGATATTTGGTGGTGATCTTGCGGATGGCCGGCGGCATGGTGGCCGAGAACAGGGCGACCTGCTTGTACTCGGGGGTGTCGGCCAGGATCCGCTCGACGTCCTCGGCGAAGCCCATCTGCAGCATCTCGTCGGCCTCGTCGAGCACCAGGTAGTCCAGCTTCGACAGGTCCAGGGTGCCGCGCTCCAGGTGGTCGATGACCCGCCCGGGGGTGCCGACGACGACCTGCGCGCCGCGGCGTAGTCCGTTGAGCTGCACGGTGTAGGACGAGCCGCCGTAGATCGGCAGCACGGTCAGGCGCGGCAGGTGCGCGCTGTACCGGCCGAACGCCTCGGCGACCTGCAGCGCCAGCTCTCGGGTCGGCGCCAGCACCAGGGCCTGGGTGGCCGAGCTGGTCGGGTCGATCTTCGACAGGATCGGCACCGCGAACGCCGCGGTCTTGCCGGTGCCGGTCTGCGCCAGCCCGACGACGTCGGATCCGGCCATCAGCGCCGGGATGGTGGCGGCCTGGATCGCCGACGGGGTCTCGTAGCCGACGTCGGTCAGCGCGCGCAGCACGTCGGGGTGGATCCCGAGGTCGGCGAAGGCGGGTTCGCCGTCGAGCGCGGGAGCCGCAGCGGGTGCGACGGCTGCGGGTTCGGGTGCGACGGGCTCGGGTGCGACGGGCTCCGGCGCCGGCTCTTCGGCAACGGGCTCGTCGGCAACAACGGGCTCATCCGCCACGGTCTGAGGTTCGACGGGCTCGGCCTCAACGGCCGGGGCGGGCTCGGCCTCAACTGCGGGCTCAACGGCCTCGGCGGGCTCGGCCTCGGTGGCAGGCTCAACGGCCTCGCCGGGTTCGGCCGGCGGGGCGGACACAGGTTCGCCGGGAAACTCCGGCTGGGACTCGGTCATCGGGGCAAAAGTCTAGTCGCAGCCCAGGCCGTCCCGCCCCCTCGGTGAGAAACCGGTGACAGCCGGTAACCTGCGGCGGTGCGTTACTTGCCGGCCGCGACCTCCCTGGCGGCACTGCTGCTGGTCGGGTTGACCGGCTGCGGCTCCGGTGACTCCACCGTCGCCATCACCCCGGAACCGACGTCGACCGCCGCGGCGGCACCGGCTTCTCCGTCGGCCGCCGCTCCCGCACCCGCGCCCACCACCAAGGCGGGCGCCCCGGACCCGTGCGCGGTCAACCTGGCCGCACCGGCGATCGCGCGGGCGGTCTCCGACCTGCCCAAAGACCCGCGCAGCGGACAGGGCTGGAACTCCGAGCCGCTGGCCGGCAACTACAACGAATGCGCGCAGCTGTCGGCGGTCATCGTCAAGGCCAACACCAACTCCGCCAACCCGAATACCCGCGCCGTGCTGTTTCACCAGGGCAAGTTCATTTCCTCGGGCGCACCGGACACCTTCGGCTTCAACGGTCTCGACGCGTCCCAGAGCACCGGGGACACCGTCGCGCTGACCTATTCCAGCGGCGTCGGCGGACTCAGCTCGACGGTCAAGTTCCGCTGGAACGGGTCGGCCGTCGAACTCGTCGCGAACACTCCCTGAGCGCTCCCCTCTAACCTGATCCGGTGACCGTTTCCGTCCTCGACGAGCTCGCCACGGTGGTCGGGCCGTCGTTCCTCAGCACCGATCCCGACGTCCTGGCCGGCCGCAGCGTCGACCACACCGGCCGCTACACCGGCCGGGCCAGCGCGCTGGTGCGGCCCGGTTCGGCCGAGGAGGTCGCCGCCGTGCTGCGCTGCTGCCGCGACGCGGGCGTGCACGTCACCGTGCAGGGCGGGCGCACCTCGCTGGTCGCCGGCACTGTGCCCGAGCACGACGACGTGTTGCTGTCCACCGAGCGGCTCATCGAGATCGGCGCCGTGGACACCGTCGAGCGCCGGGTCCGGGTGGGAGCCGGGGTGACCGCCGCCGCGCTGCAGGCCGCCGCGCACGCGGCCGGGCTGGTCTTCGGGGTCGATCTGGCGTCGCGGGACACCGCAACCCTGGGCGGCATGGCCTCGACCAACGCGGGCGGGTTGCGCACCGTGCGCTACGGGAACACCGGCGAGCAGATCCTCGGCCTGGACGTGGCGCTGCCCGACGGGTCCCGGCTGCACCGGCACAGCGACGTGCGCCGCGACAACACCGGCTACGACCTGTCGGCCCTGTTGGTCGGCGCCGAGGGCACCCTGGGTGTCATCACCGCGCTCGACATCCGGTTGCACCCCGCGCCGCGGCACCGGGTGACCGCGATCGCGGGGTTCGACACCCTGGGCGAGCTGGTCGACGCCGGCCGGATCCTGCGCGACGTGGAGACGATCGCGGCGCTGGAGCTCATCGACGCGCGCGGCGCCCAGATTGCCGCCGACCGGCTCGGGGTGCCCGTTCCGGTTTCGGCGCGCTGGATGCTGCTGATCGAACTGGCCGGCGACGACGACCAGACCGCGCGGCTCGCGGATCTGCTGGAGCAGCTGCCGCTGGCCGGCGAACCTGCCGTCGGTATCGACGCGAGCTCGTGCGCGCGGCTGTGGCGGGTGCGCGAATCCGTCAACGAGATCCTGGCCGCATTCGGTCCGCCGCTGAAATTCGATGTGTCACTGCCACTTTCGCAGGTACAGCCGTTCGAGGAGGCGGCTGCGGAGCTTTTGGCGCGGGAGGTGCCCGACGCGATCCCGGTGTTGTTCGGACACGTCGGCGAGGGCAACCTGCACCTGAACGTGCTGCGCTGCCGACCGGAATCCGAACGTGCGCTGTACACGCAGATGATGGATCTCATTGCGGCCCACCACGGCAACGTCAGCTCCGAGCACGGCGTGGGCAGCCGAAAGCGCGACTATCTGTCGCTGGCCCGCGATCAGGTCGACATCGCGGCCATGCGCACGATCAAGTCGGCGTTCGACCCGGACGGCTACCTCAACGCCGCCGTGCTGTTCCCGGGCGGTTCGGCGAGCGCGGAGGAGCCCGCGGGGCCGACGCTGGCCGGATCCGACCATCAATGCGGTGGAGGTGGCGCGAGCGAAGCGAGTGCCGGCGGAGCCGAAGCGACACCGGGACCGTCCGCAAACAATCCGGGCTAGAAATCGCTTACGCGTCGGGCCGGTAGTGGCGGCCGGAGACCTGCGGGTTGACCGGTTCCTCACGGTAATGACGGTTGGCTCGCGGTCCGGCGGCCGAATGCCGGCCGCTCGCCTGCGGATCGACGTACTCGTGCGGCGCGGCCGGGGGCGCGACCGGCGGCGCCTGCCAGGAGTACCTGCCGACGAACCCGTTGTTGACCAGCTCTTCGGGAGGCAGATCGATCGGGTCGAACAGCGGATCGGGTCGGCGCGCACCGTCGGGGGACACCCGGATCGGCAGCGGCCCGGTGTCCGGGTCGAGCTCCGGTTGCGCCTGCACCGGTGGAACGGGCACGACCTCCGAAACCGACTCGTAGGTCAGGTCTTCCGCGTAGGCCGCGTCTTCGTCGGTCACGACATCCTGATAGACGGCGTCCTCGTACACGACCTCGTCATGCACGACGTCCTCATACACGACGTCGTCATACGCAACGTCTTCATGCCCGACGTCGCGGTAGGTGACGTCCTGGTACTCGACGTCTTCGTAGACCAGGTCGGGTTCCACCGCGTATTCCGGCTCCACCGCGTATTCCGGCTGTGCCGACGGGATTCCGCCGCGGCGTGCGTCCAGCAGGTACTCGACGTAGCCGTCGTCGTCATCGGCGTGGCTGTAGTCGGCCGGGTAGCGGTCCCGGACCGGGTCGGCCGCCGGCGGGCTGCCGGTACCGGCCGGATCGCGCCAGAACGCCGCGGCGTCGGCGAACGCGCCCAGCGGCATCAGTTCCTCGGTGTTGGCCTCCGGCGGCGCGGACGTGTCCGCGTCGGCGCGGTAGCGGCTCCACAGCACGGCCGCTCCCCCGCCGAGCAGCAGCGCGGCCAGCACCCCGAACAGCGCGACGAACGCGGGCAGCAGCATCGACTGCGAGTAGGCCGTGGCGAACGGCGTCAGCAGCGGCGCGGGCAGCTGCTGAGCGGAGGTCCCGGAGTCCGGCGGTCCGCCGCCGGCCATCCCGGCGGGCAGTTCCGCGGCGATCCGGGCGCTCATGAACGCCGCCATCATCGCGCTGCCCAGTACCGATCCCAGCTGCCGGGTGGCGTTGTACACCCCGGAGCCGGCGCCGGCGATGTCC contains these protein-coding regions:
- a CDS encoding DEAD/DEAH box helicase yields the protein MTESQPEFPGEPVSAPPAEPGEAVEPATEAEPAEAVEPAVEAEPAPAVEAEPVEPQTVADEPVVADEPVAEEPAPEPVAPEPVAPEPAAVAPAAAPALDGEPAFADLGIHPDVLRALTDVGYETPSAIQAATIPALMAGSDVVGLAQTGTGKTAAFAVPILSKIDPTSSATQALVLAPTRELALQVAEAFGRYSAHLPRLTVLPIYGGSSYTVQLNGLRRGAQVVVGTPGRVIDHLERGTLDLSKLDYLVLDEADEMLQMGFAEDVERILADTPEYKQVALFSATMPPAIRKITTKYLHDPVEVTVKAKTATAENISQRYIQVAGPRKMDALTRILETEPFEAMIVFVRTKQATEEVADRLRSRGFSAAAINGDIPQSMRERTITALKDGGLDILVATDVAARGLDVDRISHVLNYDIPHDTESYVHRIGRTGRAGRSGTAVLFVSPRERHLLKAIEKATRSKLVEAELPTVDDVNAQRVAKFRDSITSALSAPGLELFRRLIEDYERENDVPMADIAAALALQTRDGGEFLMSPEPPPPPRRERDRRDGSDRGPVRRPGEGYATYRIDVGKRHKVMPGAIVGALANEGGLHRSDFGHISIRMDFSLVELPPKLPPETVKALRNTRIQGVPINLRPDTGGGFSRDGGRGPDRDRDRGKDRDRGASGKRGHHKDGTSDWSSGSGKSDWSSGSGSSAGERAGRGGKAPWSKDGKPDKKSFKNKKH
- a CDS encoding LppP/LprE family lipoprotein — protein: MRYLPAATSLAALLLVGLTGCGSGDSTVAITPEPTSTAAAAPASPSAAAPAPAPTTKAGAPDPCAVNLAAPAIARAVSDLPKDPRSGQGWNSEPLAGNYNECAQLSAVIVKANTNSANPNTRAVLFHQGKFISSGAPDTFGFNGLDASQSTGDTVALTYSSGVGGLSSTVKFRWNGSAVELVANTP